From the Acidobacteriota bacterium genome, one window contains:
- a CDS encoding prepilin-type N-terminal cleavage/methylation domain-containing protein, which yields MRTQANEQPASVNSPMPASDALDRAYSHCVRPLPREHERGFTLAELMIAMAVFTLIIGSVVLLLSKSQTIFRTEQGVSEMDQNARLLMDFLTRDIQQSKENALGLGSRFRSIYSYNGPEGKTDEVTIVSSDTETKLPAAALPLIAASTRSFSTADRYVEILPNGALRAEAMSVIDALSPDEEFIISALRQDGSVQVDFIKIKSAKLTAEGAIGVSFEPIEHRGVQPEVPFGDVYEGGSFTMRPATIKRYFVDRKTDPEHPTFALSVNDAPSITIARNVVAFQVRYLELKDGEVEGQWVKQQNISRQYKTAAVEVTMTARTEIKSDQQAERLVTLASVIRPRFISGGAFGSSPGGGGTSSPGVPGDGGTAGGGGDGPGGGVPGGGSPGGGGNPGFGSDGGAGLGSDRGGDGSGELGEGGYRRQTRRIGKQPRLGERLNPRP from the coding sequence ATGAGGACACAAGCCAACGAACAACCTGCAAGCGTAAATTCACCGATGCCAGCTAGCGACGCACTCGACCGAGCTTATTCGCACTGCGTTCGCCCTTTGCCCCGTGAACACGAGCGCGGATTTACGCTGGCGGAGTTGATGATCGCTATGGCGGTCTTCACTCTGATCATCGGCTCGGTGGTACTGTTGCTCAGCAAGAGCCAGACCATCTTTCGCACAGAGCAAGGCGTTTCCGAAATGGATCAAAATGCGCGGCTGCTGATGGACTTTCTCACGCGCGACATACAGCAATCGAAGGAAAACGCGCTTGGGTTGGGTTCGAGGTTCAGATCGATCTACTCGTACAACGGCCCTGAAGGAAAGACAGACGAAGTAACCATTGTGTCATCGGACACCGAAACGAAACTGCCGGCGGCCGCGCTCCCGTTGATTGCGGCTTCGACGAGGAGTTTCTCTACCGCGGATCGCTACGTTGAGATCCTGCCGAACGGCGCGTTGCGCGCCGAGGCGATGTCGGTCATCGACGCTCTATCGCCCGACGAAGAGTTTATCATCAGTGCTCTGCGTCAAGACGGTTCAGTCCAAGTCGACTTCATCAAGATAAAAAGCGCGAAGTTGACAGCCGAAGGCGCGATTGGCGTCAGCTTCGAGCCAATCGAGCATCGCGGTGTTCAACCGGAAGTTCCCTTCGGCGATGTCTACGAAGGCGGCTCGTTCACAATGCGGCCGGCCACGATCAAGCGCTACTTCGTCGATCGCAAGACCGATCCGGAACATCCGACATTTGCGCTTTCGGTGAACGATGCTCCGTCAATTACCATCGCCCGCAACGTCGTAGCGTTTCAGGTGCGCTACCTGGAGTTGAAAGATGGAGAAGTCGAGGGCCAGTGGGTTAAGCAACAGAACATCTCGAGGCAATACAAGACGGCCGCGGTTGAAGTCACGATGACCGCGCGCACTGAGATCAAAAGCGATCAGCAAGCCGAGCGTCTGGTCACCCTAGCAAGCGTCATTCGTCCCCGCTTCATATCGGGCGGCGCTTTTGGATCATCGCCGGGCGGCGGCGGCACAAGCTCGCCAGGCGTTCCCGGCGACGGCGGCACGGCCGGAGGCGGCGGCGACGGCCCGGGAGGCGGTGTGCCTGGCGGTGGGTCCCCAGGCGGCGGCGGGAATCCTGGCTTCGGATCCGATGGCGGCGCCGGGCTGGGCTCGGACCGCGGGGGTGACGGATCAGGGGAGTTAGGCGAAGGCGGCTACAGGCGTCAGACAAGAAGAATCGGAAAGCAGCCGCGATTAGGCGAGCGATTGAACCCGAGACCATAG
- a CDS encoding cystathionine gamma-synthase, giving the protein MKFSTKAIHAGQEPDPTTGAVSVPIYQTSTYAQEGLGKHKGFEYARTQNPTRLALERNLAALEGGNACFAFASGMAATNAVMTLLKGGDHVIVSDNTYGGTFRLFDKVLRNFGLEFSYVDAREPQNVEEGARAETRMVFIETPTNPVMSLVDIRAVSEITRRRGIRLVVDNTFMSPFFQLPLELGADIVVHSTTKYLNGHSDSIGGAVILNDEEDIARMAFIQNAAGAILSPMDSWLVMRGTKTLAVRMRQHDENGRIVAQFLSEHPKIQKVYYPGLKSHPQHELAARQMSGFGGMISFETGSLENAKRVLESVRLCTLGESLGGVETLISHPATMTHASVPETERIRLGITDGLVRVSVGVEDVEDIVADLDQALNGISP; this is encoded by the coding sequence ATGAAGTTTTCCACGAAGGCGATACACGCCGGGCAAGAACCCGATCCAACAACCGGCGCGGTGAGCGTCCCGATCTATCAGACTTCAACCTATGCCCAGGAAGGATTGGGCAAGCACAAAGGCTTCGAGTACGCGCGGACCCAGAACCCTACTCGGCTGGCGCTCGAGCGCAACCTGGCGGCTCTTGAAGGGGGCAACGCTTGTTTCGCGTTCGCATCGGGGATGGCGGCCACCAACGCAGTGATGACGCTCCTCAAAGGCGGCGATCACGTGATCGTCAGCGATAACACCTACGGCGGGACCTTTCGACTTTTCGACAAGGTGCTTAGAAACTTCGGGCTCGAGTTCAGCTACGTGGATGCGCGCGAGCCTCAGAATGTCGAGGAGGGTGCGCGAGCCGAGACGCGCATGGTGTTCATCGAAACCCCAACCAACCCGGTGATGTCTTTGGTGGATATTCGAGCCGTGTCTGAGATAACCAGGCGGCGGGGTATTCGGCTCGTAGTCGATAACACCTTTATGAGCCCCTTCTTTCAACTGCCGCTGGAGCTTGGCGCGGACATCGTCGTTCACTCCACAACTAAGTATCTGAACGGTCACAGCGATAGCATCGGCGGCGCGGTGATCCTGAACGACGAAGAAGACATTGCCAGGATGGCCTTCATTCAGAACGCCGCCGGCGCGATTCTCTCGCCGATGGATTCGTGGCTGGTGATGCGCGGAACCAAGACGCTGGCCGTGCGCATGCGGCAGCATGACGAGAACGGCCGCATAGTCGCGCAGTTTCTCTCGGAGCACCCAAAGATCCAAAAGGTCTATTACCCCGGCTTGAAGTCGCATCCGCAGCACGAGCTTGCCGCGCGGCAGATGTCGGGCTTCGGCGGAATGATCTCGTTCGAGACCGGGTCGCTTGAAAATGCGAAGCGCGTACTGGAATCGGTTCGGCTGTGCACGCTTGGCGAGTCGCTCGGAGGAGTCGAGACGTTGATTTCGCATCCGGCTACGATGACCCACGCGTCGGTTCCTGAAACCGAGCGCATCCGTCTGGGAATCACCGACGGGCTGGTGCGAGTGTCGGTTGGAGTCGAGGATGTTGAGGACATTGTCGCGGATTTGGATCAGGCGTTGAATGGTATTAGTCCGTAG
- a CDS encoding PP2C family serine/threonine-protein phosphatase: protein MAEEIAFRISVYAQSDVGMVRTGNEDNFFVLNLSTADTWKPESDSDSAHESLTSFNQSYYGSLIAVTDGMGGALAGEVASRFAVECVRDRMLELQASPAYSKLPFHERLRLSIELANLYIYQMSTKRSEYAGMGATFTAVGIFGTTAYFAQVGDSRAYLIRGGRIEQMTRDQSLVGQLVEAGHLTQEEAERHTYRNVILQALGASPNINVVVDRLEMRDMDTLALCSDGLSNKVRPEEIKAAIDQSGSLKEACTALINMANERGGEDNITVLIAQVSNGRLKTQETATDPLVTTALGSETPPQERWGAETLPRDPNLPNHVDHDLLDDEEETIPPEEDTIPPT from the coding sequence ATGGCCGAAGAGATCGCATTCAGAATCTCCGTATACGCACAGAGCGATGTGGGGATGGTTCGGACTGGCAACGAAGACAATTTCTTCGTCTTGAACCTTTCGACAGCCGACACCTGGAAGCCCGAAAGCGATTCGGATAGTGCTCACGAGAGCCTCACGAGCTTTAACCAGAGTTATTACGGGTCGCTCATCGCGGTTACCGATGGGATGGGCGGCGCGCTTGCAGGCGAAGTCGCCAGCCGCTTTGCGGTCGAGTGCGTGCGCGACCGAATGCTCGAGCTACAGGCCAGCCCGGCGTATTCCAAGCTTCCTTTTCACGAACGACTGCGTCTATCAATCGAGCTTGCCAACCTGTACATCTACCAGATGAGCACCAAGCGATCTGAGTACGCCGGCATGGGCGCGACCTTCACCGCGGTAGGGATATTTGGCACCACTGCATACTTCGCCCAGGTTGGCGACAGCCGGGCCTATCTGATTCGAGGCGGGCGCATCGAGCAGATGACCCGGGATCAATCGCTTGTCGGGCAGTTGGTCGAGGCTGGTCACCTGACACAGGAAGAAGCCGAGCGACATACTTATCGCAATGTGATACTCCAGGCGCTCGGGGCATCCCCAAACATCAATGTTGTCGTCGACCGTTTGGAAATGCGTGATATGGACACGCTTGCGTTGTGCAGCGACGGGCTATCCAACAAAGTGCGTCCCGAGGAAATAAAAGCAGCCATCGATCAATCCGGTTCATTGAAAGAAGCTTGTACGGCGCTCATCAACATGGCCAACGAGCGCGGCGGCGAAGACAACATCACCGTGCTGATCGCGCAGGTGAGCAACGGGCGGCTCAAGACACAGGAAACCGCCACCGATCCGCTGGTGACGACGGCATTGGGCAGCGAGACTCCGCCACAGGAGAGATGGGGAGCCGAGACACTTCCACGAGACCCCAACCTCCCCAATCATGTCGACCACGACTTGCTGGACGACGAAGAAGAGACGATCCCGCCAGAAGAGGATACGATCCCGCCGACTTAG
- a CDS encoding DUF4404 family protein — translation MNKQQLHNRLEQLHGELQQIESVDENERETLQKVMSDIKKLLEGPEADERDVHDRLGEGLREGIERLEASHPRATMLMGQVIDALAKIGI, via the coding sequence ATGAATAAGCAGCAACTTCACAACAGGCTCGAGCAATTGCACGGCGAGCTTCAACAGATTGAGTCTGTCGATGAGAACGAGCGGGAGACTCTTCAGAAGGTGATGAGCGATATAAAGAAGTTACTGGAAGGACCAGAGGCCGATGAGCGCGATGTGCATGATCGGCTCGGTGAAGGGTTGAGGGAAGGGATAGAACGACTGGAAGCTTCACACCCTAGAGCGACAATGCTGATGGGCCAGGTGATCGACGCCTTGGCAAAGATTGGTATCTAG
- a CDS encoding DinB family protein gives MEQRDKDRLLHNLKSLPNELEDLLNDLGEETLRWRPIPNKWSVKEIMCHLRDMERLAYLARYRRILAEDNPLLANVDQDRLAFESDYINQDAKAALEEFKRLRQETIRTLEGAPTDVWSRSGTHETDGPMTVEQLVVRQIKGNDLNHLVQMKDIVRLQMPW, from the coding sequence ATGGAACAGAGAGACAAAGACCGGTTACTGCACAACCTTAAGTCGCTTCCAAACGAGCTCGAGGACTTGCTGAATGACCTCGGCGAAGAGACGTTGAGGTGGCGGCCCATCCCGAACAAGTGGTCGGTCAAAGAAATCATGTGTCACCTGCGCGACATGGAGCGGCTGGCTTATCTCGCGCGCTATCGGAGGATCCTCGCCGAGGACAACCCGCTGCTCGCCAACGTTGATCAAGACCGGCTGGCATTCGAGAGCGACTACATCAATCAAGACGCGAAGGCCGCGCTCGAGGAGTTCAAACGCCTGCGTCAGGAAACCATCCGGACTCTCGAGGGTGCTCCGACCGACGTCTGGTCGCGCAGCGGCACCCACGAGACCGATGGTCCGATGACCGTCGAGCAACTGGTGGTTCGCCAGATCAAAGGCAACGACCTCAACCACCTCGTTCAGATGAAAGACATCGTGAGGCTTCAGATGCCCTGGTGA
- a CDS encoding PilX N-terminal domain-containing pilus assembly protein, producing the protein MLKRGNHHEALTPRMLMPARITRAAPAGRPDDQRGMALIGVMLIMSLMLMLALAVTFTSLSDKSITSNFKNLTSGFYAAEAGVNNLHRLLRNDKFVMASLPDPPRVSPGRPTLNADDFIAAAEKAFNTTESFPNNAAYRTKIKIKEIQVPYAVGDNDPAHAANRVKLVNPLYPRLGQIEPYSVSYQLESVGEGISGLNGAVTLVEEGVLNFKLLVRAEGGGLRVGSFSEFALFLDRFDPYTPEGPFIYQGLGPGDRFAGRVHTNERFGFWTVADGSDPPTFRGYVTQAYKSSSYYRYGGGLPPAPVDADSDVVDGVLVAPRFLAGFDRGVDPVPPTGNAFDQARAVLDGGYALSSGPPTDGELHAGLRAAGDLNTALAEPKDAASTTPTLAPGVYLPSDGETFSGSGIYVMGDVNEVLLSADPSGNRQVIKITQGKQTTTIVIDVDAGTTTVDAGNGTRTLRGVPKDRSIVENGNRSAASLYVRGDLASLHGPGRDGKGQPIPAIDSDFAVTITAGGTPTGDARRPVAGGSVTLTGDLTYETPVVDPAGNPINPDAKNVLGIFASGGNINIPSDGRAPDNLTVNASMAAFSLTDSDGHSIIGPNGRPFGGRVRSDVLDFAGKPFRGNFNLVGGMQSSNYDNLGVYDGQFHGYAYKGKWDPRYDQGQSPPFYPGYVVDTGGPTGAPTVKAQTNSPVVLSYKRIYYGRAQRAVTR; encoded by the coding sequence ATGCTGAAGAGAGGAAATCATCACGAAGCTCTAACGCCGCGTATGTTGATGCCGGCTAGGATCACGCGGGCTGCCCCAGCTGGCCGCCCCGATGATCAACGAGGCATGGCCTTGATCGGCGTGATGCTGATCATGTCACTGATGCTCATGCTCGCGCTTGCAGTGACCTTTACGTCGCTGTCGGACAAGTCCATCACCTCCAACTTCAAGAACCTGACCAGCGGCTTCTATGCGGCCGAGGCGGGAGTAAATAATCTGCATCGCTTGCTTCGCAATGACAAGTTCGTGATGGCGTCGTTGCCTGATCCTCCGCGAGTTTCGCCGGGCCGGCCGACACTGAACGCCGACGATTTTATTGCGGCCGCTGAGAAAGCTTTCAACACTACGGAATCCTTTCCGAACAACGCCGCCTATCGAACCAAGATCAAGATTAAGGAAATTCAAGTCCCTTACGCAGTCGGCGACAACGATCCTGCTCATGCTGCCAATCGCGTGAAACTGGTCAACCCGCTCTACCCGAGACTCGGACAGATTGAGCCCTACTCGGTCAGCTATCAACTGGAATCGGTAGGCGAAGGAATCTCCGGACTCAACGGCGCGGTTACCCTGGTCGAAGAAGGCGTACTCAATTTCAAGCTGCTGGTGAGGGCTGAGGGCGGCGGGCTGCGCGTCGGAAGCTTCTCAGAGTTCGCGCTCTTCCTCGACCGCTTCGATCCATACACCCCAGAAGGACCCTTCATCTATCAAGGACTCGGCCCGGGCGATAGGTTCGCCGGCCGCGTTCACACGAACGAGCGATTCGGCTTCTGGACCGTTGCCGACGGCTCCGATCCGCCGACGTTTCGCGGCTACGTTACGCAAGCCTACAAGAGCTCGAGCTACTATCGCTACGGCGGGGGCCTCCCGCCGGCGCCGGTCGATGCCGATTCAGACGTGGTTGATGGAGTGCTGGTCGCGCCGAGATTTTTGGCCGGGTTCGATCGGGGAGTTGACCCTGTTCCTCCGACCGGCAACGCATTCGATCAAGCCCGAGCGGTGCTTGACGGCGGGTACGCGCTGTCTTCGGGTCCGCCCACTGACGGCGAGTTGCATGCCGGGCTTCGAGCCGCGGGTGATTTGAACACCGCGCTGGCCGAGCCTAAAGACGCGGCCTCGACCACTCCGACACTTGCGCCAGGAGTTTATCTTCCATCTGACGGCGAGACCTTCTCCGGCAGCGGGATCTACGTGATGGGCGATGTCAACGAAGTTTTGTTGAGCGCCGATCCTTCTGGAAATCGACAAGTCATAAAAATCACCCAGGGCAAGCAGACCACCACAATCGTCATCGATGTCGACGCGGGGACGACTACCGTCGATGCGGGCAACGGCACTCGCACGCTGAGGGGAGTTCCGAAAGACCGCTCGATCGTAGAGAACGGCAATCGCTCGGCGGCATCGCTTTATGTTCGCGGCGATTTGGCTTCGCTGCACGGTCCGGGGCGCGACGGAAAAGGACAGCCGATACCCGCGATCGATTCCGACTTCGCCGTCACAATCACTGCCGGGGGCACTCCCACCGGAGACGCGAGGCGTCCGGTTGCGGGCGGAAGCGTCACGTTGACGGGCGACCTTACCTACGAGACGCCGGTGGTTGACCCGGCAGGCAACCCGATCAATCCCGACGCTAAGAACGTTCTGGGAATCTTTGCATCGGGTGGCAACATCAACATTCCAAGCGACGGCCGCGCGCCCGACAACCTGACCGTGAACGCTTCAATGGCGGCATTCAGTCTCACGGATTCAGACGGCCATTCGATCATCGGTCCCAACGGCCGGCCCTTTGGAGGGCGAGTGAGATCAGACGTGCTGGATTTCGCGGGTAAGCCTTTTCGCGGGAACTTCAACCTGGTAGGCGGAATGCAATCGAGCAACTACGACAATCTTGGAGTCTACGACGGACAGTTTCACGGGTACGCGTACAAAGGCAAGTGGGACCCGCGCTACGATCAGGGTCAATCGCCGCCGTTCTATCCCGGCTATGTAGTCGACACAGGTGGTCCGACCGGCGCGCCTACGGTGAAGGCTCAGACTAACAGCCCGGTGGTGCTGTCGTATAAGCGAATCTATTACGGAAGGGCTCAGAGAGCAGTTACTCGCTGA
- a CDS encoding ABC transporter permease subunit, which yields MDLSNPILIKEMRTRMRGTRAFLVLTGYVVTLSLIVSLIYIVMHKNAPTTVVNQAGSVLTPVLIYVQMALICLIAPTFSASAISSEREQQTFDLLITSLAKPSTILFGKVGAALSYLFLTLFGSLPLIALTYSLGGVALRDIAIAYLVMVVSGVTFCSMSFLWSTLIRRGVMAQLTSLIAVIFLVAALPALALFFSALATNFNQSPSPAFMNVVFLLLRTNPFAAIASQIPGIPIPANVWLHSVPVWITQVIFYLLLTALSLLLSLKRLQRVRSWL from the coding sequence ATGGATTTATCCAATCCCATCCTGATCAAAGAAATGCGCACTCGGATGCGCGGCACTCGCGCGTTTTTGGTGCTGACCGGGTACGTCGTAACGCTGAGCCTGATCGTGAGCTTGATTTACATTGTTATGCACAAGAACGCGCCGACGACAGTAGTCAATCAAGCCGGTTCGGTTCTGACCCCGGTGTTGATCTACGTCCAGATGGCTTTGATCTGCCTGATCGCTCCGACGTTTTCGGCGAGCGCGATCTCATCGGAACGCGAGCAGCAAACATTCGACTTGCTGATTACTTCGCTGGCAAAGCCGTCCACGATTCTGTTCGGAAAAGTCGGGGCCGCGTTGTCCTATCTCTTTCTTACTCTATTCGGGTCACTGCCTTTGATCGCGCTTACGTATTCTCTGGGCGGCGTAGCCCTGCGCGACATAGCGATCGCCTACCTGGTGATGGTCGTTTCCGGCGTGACGTTTTGCTCGATGAGTTTTCTCTGGTCGACGCTGATTCGCCGAGGCGTGATGGCGCAACTGACAAGTTTGATCGCGGTGATCTTTCTGGTCGCGGCGCTGCCTGCGCTGGCGCTGTTCTTTTCGGCGCTGGCGACCAACTTCAACCAGAGCCCGTCACCGGCTTTCATGAACGTGGTGTTCCTGCTTTTGAGAACGAACCCGTTCGCGGCCATCGCATCGCAAATCCCCGGCATCCCAATCCCCGCGAACGTCTGGCTTCACAGCGTTCCCGTGTGGATCACTCAGGTGATATTCTATCTGCTGTTGACCGCGTTGAGCTTGCTGCTGAGTCTGAAGCGGCTGCAGCGCGTGAGAAGCTGGTTATGA
- a CDS encoding ABC transporter ATP-binding protein produces MIKLENVSKYYKTLPAVLDLSLEIGRGEVFGFIGPNGAGKTTTIKMLSSLMLPSEGKLSVGGFDVVNQPYDVRRIIGYMPDSFGVYDDLLVWEYLDYFAALYKLDPAGRKRAISDVLELTDLGVKRGSQVMSLSRGMKQRLCLAKTLLHDPAVLLLDEPASGLDPHARIEIRELIRELCRMGKTVLVSSHILTELADFCTSIGIIEAGRLLASGRIDEITARLAGNVILDITVKGDPLIALDVLAERTDITRTTCDGRVIRVEYGGEADDIDELLEYLVTRGVHVLGFTRTEADLEDIFLKVTRGVVA; encoded by the coding sequence ATGATCAAGCTCGAAAACGTGTCGAAGTACTACAAGACCCTTCCCGCCGTGCTCGACCTCAGCCTCGAGATCGGACGAGGCGAGGTGTTTGGATTCATCGGTCCAAACGGGGCGGGAAAAACCACCACCATCAAAATGCTTTCCAGTCTCATGCTGCCATCCGAGGGCAAGCTGAGTGTCGGAGGATTCGACGTCGTCAACCAGCCGTATGACGTGCGCCGCATAATCGGCTACATGCCCGACAGCTTCGGCGTTTATGACGATCTGCTGGTGTGGGAGTATCTTGACTACTTCGCCGCTCTCTACAAGCTAGACCCGGCGGGGCGCAAGCGGGCAATTTCGGACGTGCTCGAGTTGACCGATCTCGGAGTCAAACGCGGCTCGCAGGTGATGAGCCTTTCGCGCGGAATGAAACAGCGGCTGTGCCTTGCTAAAACGCTGCTGCACGATCCGGCGGTGCTTCTGTTGGATGAGCCTGCGTCAGGGCTTGATCCTCACGCGCGAATCGAAATCCGTGAGCTGATACGCGAGCTTTGCAGGATGGGCAAGACCGTGTTGGTCTCGTCGCACATCCTCACCGAGCTTGCCGACTTCTGCACCTCAATAGGAATAATCGAAGCCGGCCGGTTGCTTGCTTCAGGGCGAATCGATGAGATAACGGCCAGGCTCGCGGGGAACGTCATTCTGGATATCACGGTGAAAGGCGACCCGCTGATTGCGCTCGATGTGCTCGCCGAGCGCACTGACATTACGCGCACGACTTGTGACGGACGGGTGATTCGCGTGGAGTACGGGGGAGAGGCGGACGACATAGACGAATTGCTCGAATACCTGGTAACTCGCGGCGTTCATGTGCTCGGCTTTACTCGAACCGAGGCGGACCTTGAAGACATTTTTCTGAAGGTAACTCGAGGCGTAGTTGCGTGA